A window of Paenibacillus phoenicis genomic DNA:
AGCCGCTGACTGACGAGAAACGATTGTTGCCTCGGGAAACAAGGGGGCAGCGATGGTCCGCGCTCTTCAAGGTTGCGCTGCCGATCAGCTTGGCCTCGCTTGGGGTGCCGCTGATCAGCCTGGTGGATACGTTCACGCTGCCGCGGCTGCTTTCCGCCCATGGGGAGGAGCTGCAGATCATGGCCCAGGTGGGGATTTACAACCGGGGTATCCCGTTGGTTCAGCTCGTCACGATGCTGGCGACGTCGCTGTCGGTGTTGTTTGTGCCCGCGATGGCCGAGCTGCAGATGAAGGGAGATACCGGGGCGATCCGGCGTCAGGTGCAGCTGGCCTTGCGCTGGTTCTGGCTGATCGGCCTGGCGGCTTCGCTGGGCCTGGCCTTGCTGGCTGCGCCCATCAACGTCATGCTGTACGAGGATGCGGCGGGATCGGCCACCTTGGCTTGGGTGGCCTGGACGGCGGCGCCCGGCGCGCTGGTCGCGGCGACGAGTGCCCTGTTACAGGGCCTCGGCCACGTGCGCGCCCCGGCGCTGCACCTGCTCGCTGCGGCATTGCTCAAGACCGCGTTAAACGCGGTGCTCGTGCCGCAGCTTGGCATCACCGGCGCCGCCATCGCCGGCGTCGCCGCGTACGGCGCAGCAGCGGCGCTGAACGCCGCGCTGCTGCTGCGCCGGGTCCAGCTGCGTCCGCGCCTGCGGGACGCGCTGCTGCGCCCGGCGGCGGCCGCCCTGGCGATGGCCGCCGCGGTGCTGGCGCTGCGCCTCGCCGCCGCCGAGCTGCCCGCAGGCCGCGGGGGGGCCGCGGCCGTGAGCCTGCTCGGCGTGCTGCTTGGCGCAGCCGTGTTCGTCGCAGCCGTGCTGCGCACACGGCTGCTCAGCGCGGCAGAGCTGGGCGCCCTGCCGCGGATCGGCCCGAAGCTGCTGACGCTGCTTCGGAAGCTGCGGCTGCTGCCGTAGCGCTCTGCGCAGCTTGCTGCTTGCCGTTGCAGCGGAACTTACTGCGGTTACCGCCGGATGGCGCAGAAAATTTCAGTTTCGCCGCCAGCAATGGTATAGTAATAACATGCTGAACGGACAGGGAGTGAAAGGCATAACATGAGCGCAACCATTACAGTGGTCGGCCTCGGCTCGGGAGATCCCGACCGGCTGACCTTAGGCAGCCTGAAGCGGCTGCAGGAGGCGGAAGAACGTTACGTCCGGACGAAGGACCATCCGGTGGTGGACTGGCTGGAGCAGACGGGCGTCCAATTTACTTCGTTCGACGAGGTGTATGAAGCGAAGGACGATTTTCCTTCCGTTTATGAGGAGATTGCCTCCAGACTGTTAGCGCGGGCTGAAGCAGGGCGACAGGGAGAGAATATCGTATACGCTGTTCCTGGGCATCCGCTGGTTGCCGAAGCGACGGTGAAGCTGTTGCGGGAACGCTGTCCGGAGCATGGAATCTCGCTCGATATCATCGGCGGGGAGAGCTTCCTGGACGAGGCCTTCGTTCGTCTGGGCTTCGATCCGATCGAAGGGTTCCTCCTGTTAGACGCCTCGGAGGTCCGGGGGGAAGCGATCGATCCGAGACGGCATACATTAATAGGGCAAGTTTATGACCAGATCACTGCTTCGGAAGTCAAGCTGGGGTTAATGGAGCTGCTGCCTGACGATTATCCGGTCGTTGTGGGACATGCCCTTGGGGTGGCGGGACAGGAGCGGATCGAGCGGGTTCCGCTGTTTGAACTGGATCGTATGACCGGCTACGGGAACCTGTCTCTGGTCTATGTGCCGGCCAGCGAGGACGATACGCTTCGCAACCGCAGCTTCCAGCGGCTTCATGAGATCGTGTCGATTTTGCGCAGTCCGGGTGGATGTCCGTGGGATCGCGAGCAGACGCATGAATCGATTCGCAAAAATCTCATCGAAGAAACCTACGAGGTGCTGGAGACGATCGACGACGACGATCCCGACCACATGCGTGAGGAGCTTGGCGATCTGCTGCTGCAAATCATGCTCCATTCCCAGATGGAGGAGGAGACCGGCACTTTTACGGTGTATGATGTCATCCAGGAGCTGAATGAGAAGCTGATTTACCGCCATCCGCATGTCTTCGGCAATTTGAGTGCGGAGGATGCCGAGGCGGCGCTGAACAACTGGGAAGCGATGAAGGCCGAGGAGAAGAAACGCAAAGGCATCCAGCCGGAGCGCCAATCGGTCATCAGCGGGGTGCCGCGTGATTTGCCGGCATTGATGAAGGCATACAAGCTCCAGAAGAAGGCGGCCAAGGCCGGATTCGATTGGGAGGATATCGACGGGGTTTGGTCCAAGCTGGAGGAGGAGATCCGCGAGCTGAAGGAAGCCGTCGCGCAAAAGCAAGATCCTGAGTCGCAGGAGCTGGAGCTGGGCGACGTGCTGTTCTCGGTGGTGAATGCTGCCCGGTACATCGGAGTTGATCCGGAGCAAGCCCTCTCGCGGACGATCCGCAAATTTACGGAGCGGTTCCATTATGTCGAGGAACGGCTTCGCGAACAGGGCAAAACACCTGGCGACAGCACATTAGCCGAAATGGACGCCTTATGGGACGAAGCTAAGTCGAAAGAACGGGAATGATGGGAGAAAAGGACTAAATTTCAGTTTTTTTGAGAAAAAAACAAAAAAAAGTTCCTAAGAGTGCAGGATTTTTCAAATCAAGCAAGAATACTCATACAAAGATAACCATCTGGCGCTGGGTAGGCTTGAAGGCAGGCCTGAAGCCTATAGTGCCAAGGTATCACCTATTTCTTTAATTATTGGGAGGCATTATTAATGAACAAAACAGATCTGATCAACAACATTTCCAGCAAAAGCGGTTTGACGAAAAAAGACGTTGAATCCGTATTGAATGGTTTTCTCGGCGAAATTACCGATGCACTTGCTAGCGGCGACAAAGTTCAACTGATCGGCTTCGGTACATTCGAAACTCGCAAACGCTCCGGTCGTACGGGCCGCAACCCGCAAACCGGCAAAACAATCGAAATCCCAGCTTCCACAGTTCCGGCATTCAAAGCGGGCAACAAACTTAAAGAAGCTGTAAAATAATGCGTCTCGATAAATTCCTGAAGGTATCGCGGCTGATCAAGCGGCGCACCGTGGCGAAGGACGTCTCCGAACAAGGCAGAGTTCTGATCAACGGGCGCGAATCCAAACCGAGCAGTACGGTGAAGGTGGGCGACGAAATTACGGTTCAATTCGGCCAGAAGCTGGTGACCGTGCGCGTCGAACGTCTGGTCGAAACGACTCGTAAGGATGAAGCTGCTTCGATGTATACCTTAATCAAGGAAGAGCCCATCGCAAAAGAGACCGGTCTGGACTGGTCCTGACATAGTGACGCTCAGAGCATGTTCCGTTTCTTCGGGGCATGCTCTTTTTTAACCTCATGAGGTGTAAAAAATATCCTAGCCAAACTGTGAATTCATGATAATATAGTAAATACACTTACTAATGTTTTCGATAAGCACACATCTGCTTCTTAGAGAACACCTCTGAATCAACCTCATGTTTAAATCATCGACGCTGCACATGCGGCACACCTCTACGAAATGAAATCGCGCCTAACGATCAAGCAACTTTCATACTAACGATCGAACAACCAAACGAAGCAGGAAATGAAGAAACAGGCAACAACAAACCAACTAGAGCAGCAGATCCTATCGTCGCTCAGGCTGCAGCTCACTATTCAGAAACCGGGGTGATCCAATCAACGAAGATAATTTAAAACGCTTACAAAGTGAAAATATTCACAACTATTTCGTTCATCATTTTTCACGACAGCCATAGGGTATACCAAGGTCCATAATCCAGTCTATCCAAAGGATGATTGCCTGATGAAACAGCTCGTGCACAAGCTCTATGCGCGGGGAGAGCTCTCCAAGGAGGAGCTCGTCGATCTACTGGAGCATATGGATGTCGAAACGCGCAAGGAGCTCTTCCGATTGGCCCGTCTAAGGCGGGAGCAGGCTTACGGGGACAAGGTGTATATGCGCGGTTTGATTGAATTTTCAAGCTACTGCCGGCGGAACTGCTTGTATTGCGGACTGCGGGCCGGGAATCGCGAAGCGGAGCGTTATCGGCTCAGCCCGGAGGAGATTCTCGAATGCTGCCGGGAAGGATACGAGCTGGGCTTCCGCACGTTTGTGCTCCAAAGCGGGGAGGATCCCTGGTATACGGCCGATCTGCTGGCTGCCTTAATCCGGGAGATCAAAGCGGAGTTTCCGGATGCGGCCATCACCTTATCCATCGGCGAGCGGGAGGCGGAAACTTACCGATGGCTGTATGAAGCGGGGGCGGATCGCTTTTTGATGCGTCATGAAACCGCTTCCCGAAGGTTGTACCAGGCGCTGCATCCTTCAATGTCCTTTGATCACCGGCGCCAATGTTTGGAGACGCTGCAGTCGATCGGCTATCAAGTTGGTGCAGGCTTTATGGTCGGGTTGCCCGGCCAGACCGCGGAGGATTTAGCGGAGGACTTGAACTATCTCCAAACGCTAAACCCAGACATGATTGGCATTGGCCCGTTTATTCCCCATGATCAGACCCCGCTTGGCAATGCGAAGGCCGGATCGCTGGAGGATACACTGGTTATGGTCGCGCTGGCCCGCCTGTTCCTTCCCGAAGCCTTAATTCCCGCGACAACCGCGCTTGGTACGTTACACCCGGAAGGAAGGGAGTTGGCGCTGAAGGTCGGGGCCAATGTGGTCATGCCCAATCTGTCACCCGTTGCCGTCCGCAAGAAATACGCTTTGTACAACAACAAAATCTGCACGGGTGATGAATCCGCCCAGTGCAGGCATTGCCTTGAGCTCCGGATTGAAGCCGCGGGCTTTTCCGTAGATATGGGAAGGGGGGACAGCCTGAAGGCGCTGGCAAGCCGCCGTCATGCTTAGTCATCGTTGCACAGAAGTCGGTTGAGTCAAGAGATGAGGCATTTTTATTTCGTTATTATTCGTGAATTATTTCACAAAAAACGTAGAGGAGACATGGCGAATGAGCATATTGACCAAAACCAATGACCTTGGCTTTTTTGAAATTCGGCTGGAATCTATCGGCGGGCTCGGCGCCAATCTGGCCGGGAAGATGCTGGCGGAATCCGGGGTGCTTGGGCTCGGCCTAAATGGAGCAAGCTTCTCGTCTTATGGTTCGGAGAAGAAGGGCTCCCCGGTGAAGAGCTTTATCCGCTTTTGCGAGCCGGACGTGGAGATCCATGACCACAGCCCAATCGAGGAACCCCACGTCATCGGCGTGTTCCATGAAGCGTTGCACAAGACGGTAAATGTCCTAAGCGGCTTGAAGCCGGACGGAATCGTGTTGGTGAACTCAACCCGCGATTTTGAGGAAATTCGGCGCGACTTGAAGTTCCCTTACGGGACGCTCGCTGTGGTGGACGCGATGGGGATTGCCATTGACGAGCATACGAAGGTGAACACCTCGATGCTGGGGGCGTTGTTCCGGATATGCGATTTTTTGGATCCAGATTCGATGCGCGAAGTGATTCAGCATACATTCCAGAAAAAATACCCGCACTTGGTGGAGCCCAATCTGCGTACGTTCGACCGGGGGTATCATGAGGTGCGCTTCCAGACGATCCCGGCTCCCGAGGGGGTACAAGGGATACAATTCGAACGGCCGCAGCCGCTGCTCGGCTATAAGACGCAGGCGCCGGGCGGCATTATCCGGGCGCAGGGCAACAGCCTGCTGAAGGATTTGAGCGGCTCCCGACAGGGTTTTGTGCCGGAGCTGGATACGGACAGCTGCATCCATTGTGCTAACTGCGACTCGGTTTGTCCCGATCTGTGCTTCGTGTGGGAAGCTGGGGAGGACAAGAAGGGGCGCCCGCAAATGTTCTTGAGCGGAATCGACTACCAATATTGCAAAGGTTGCCTGAAATGCGTGGAAATCTGCCCAACGGGGGCGCTTAGCATGCGTCGGGAGGAACCCGGATATGCCGACAGCCACCGCGTCGCTCACGTCTTTCAGTAGAGGTTTTTTTCCAAGGTCAAGGTATTTTGAACTCGCAGAAGAGCCTAAAGGAGGACTTTATCGATGTCTATAACCGAAGAGAAAATCACGAAAATGACGCTGGCGGAACAAACGACGGCCTTCGAGTCAGGCAATGAAGCGGCAGCCATGGCGGCGGCTCAGATCAATTACCATGTGATGGGGTATTTTCCGATCACGCCGTCCACGGAGATCGCGCAAATACTGGACCAGAAGAAGTCGCAAGGCCTGCATGATATCCAGCTGATTGCAGCGGATGGGGAGCATGGCTCGGCGGGGATCTGTTACGGGGCAGCACTCGCTGGGGCTCGGGTGATCAATGCGACCAGCGCCAACGGGTTCATGTACATGATCGAACAGCTGCCGGTGCAGTCCGGGACGCGGTTCCCGATGGTGCTGAACCTGGTCACGCGCGCGATCAGCGGTCCGCTGGATATTCGCGGCGACCACTCCGATTTGTATTTCGCGCTGAACACCGGCTGGTTGATCCTGACGGCGAGCACCCCGCAAGCGGCATACGACATGAACATCATGGCGCTGAAGTGGTCGGAGCATCCAGAGGTTCGTCTGCCAGTGATCGTTGCCTATGACGGGTTCTTCACGTCTCATCAGAAACGGAAGTTAAGTTATTTCAAGGACGCCAAGACGGTCCGGGCGTTCGTAGGTGAAACGCCGCCGGTCGGATTTGATAACGTAGTCGATCCGTCGCGGCCGATCTCGGTTGGCGCGCATATGAACGGCGATGACCTATTGAATAACCACTACCAGCTGCACCTGGCTCAGGAGCGGGCAGCCGAAGTGTATCAACAAATTGCTGCCGAATATAAGGCGATTTCGGGACGCGATTACCCGGTGCTCGAATTGTATCAAATGGAGGATGCGGAGGTCGCTTTATTTCTGCTGAACTCGGCGGCGGAAACGGCCAAGATCATCGTGGATAAGCTGCGGGGTCAGGGGATTAAAGCGGGGCTCATTCGGCCGAACGTCATCCGGCCTTTCCCGGCGGAGGAGATCCGCACCGCGCTGCGGGGCGTCAAAGCGCTGCTGGTGGGGGAACGCGCCGATTCCTACGGCGGCAAAGGCGGCAATATGACGCATGAAATCCGCTCCGCGCTGAAGCTGGACCCGGCGAACCAAACGATCGTCTTGTCCCGCGTGTTTGGCCTGGGCGGTAAAGACTTCTATCCGGATGAAGCGGAAGCGTTCTTTAACCTGGCCGTTGAGGCGATGAACCAAGGCGAAGCTGCGGTGCCGTTCGATTATTTTGGGCAGGTGCCCGGGGATCCGGTGCACGAGCTCAAACCGATCTTGACGCCGCAGCACGGCGATGCCTTTAACAGCGGGCTGATTCAGGTGACGCCGGATGAGGCAACCGGCAAGCTGAAGGTGAAGCTGCCGCCGCTGCGCAGCCTGACGGCGAAGCCGAAGCGGCTGGCGCCGGGCCATGGGGCATGTCCGGGCTGCAGCGCGATCTCATCACTGGAGCTGTTTTACAAAGGGATTGAAGGTGACGTGGTCACGTTGTTCCAGACCGGTTGCTCGTACGTCGTTACGGCCGGGTACCCTTATACCTCGCATAAGCAAACATTCATCCACAACCTGTTCCAGAACGGGGCCGCAACCGTGGCCGGTGTCGTCGAAGCGTTCTGGGAGCGGAAGCGCCGCGGCGAGATCGACGTCTCGGATAACGTGACCTTTATCATGGTGACCGGTGATGGCGGGATGGACATTGGCATGGGGCCGGCGATCGGCTCGGCGCTGCGGAACCACAAGATGATTATTTTGGAATACGACAACGAAGGGTACATGAACACCGGCTCACAGCTCTCCTACTCCACGCCGCTGGGTCATCAGACCAGCACGTCCGGTGTAGGCAAGGCGCAGAAGGGGAAAGCGTTCCACCACAAGGATACTCCGCAGATCATGGCGGCGACGAATATCCCGTACGTGTTTACCGGGGCGGAAGCTTTCCCGCAGGACCTGATTATGAAGGCGGCCAAAGCGCAGTGGTACGCACAACATGAAGGCTTGGTTTACGGAAAAGTGCTTAGTACCTGTCCGCTCAACTGGCGGTCTGAGGATCAGCTCGGTACGAAAATCCTGCAAACGGCAGTAGACTCCTGCTTCTTCCCATTGTACGAAGTCGAGCATGGCGTGACGAACATCACCTACAATCCGGAGGCGAAAAACAAGCGGATCTCGCCGCAGGAATGGTTGAAGCTGATGGGTAAAACGAAGCACATGCTGCATGACCAGGAACTGCTGGATGCCTTCGAGGAAGAGGTCAACCGGCGTTGGGAACGGCTCAAGCTGAAGCACGAAAGTCCGCTGCTTTAAGGTCAGCATTCGGATGATGAAGGGAGAGAAAGCGAAGATGGAAGAGACTTGCCGTTGTGCGAAGGATGAGGAGCGGCTGCACCGGGTGGGGGAAATCATCGATCAGTTTCGCCAGCTGCCGGGCGCGCTGATCCCGGTGCTCCACGAAATTCAGGATTTGTATGGCTATCTGCCGGAGGAAGCGCTGCAGATCGTTTCGCGGGAGCTGGGAATGTCGATGGCTGAGATTTACGGGGTGGCGACGTTCTACTCTTTTTTCTCGCTGGAGCCCAAGGGAGAGCATATCATCCGCGTCTGCATGGGGACGGCTTGTTACATTAAGGGCGCGCAAGGGGTGCTGGATCGCTTGAGCCAGGAGCTGAACGTTCCGGTCCAAGGGACGACGGCCGACGGGAAATTCACGCTGGATGCGACCCGGTGTCTGGGGGCTTGCGGTTTAGCGCCGGTCATGACCATTGGGGAGAAAGTGCATGGCCGGCTGACGCCAAACGAGATACCGAAAATACTGAAGCAGATGCGCACACCTGTACAGACGCATTAGAAGGGATGGTGGAACGATGAAAACGTTGTTGGATCTCGAGGGCATTCGAACGTCGCAGCTTAGCCGGCTGGTCCGCCGTAAGCTGGGCAAGGTCGAGGCTGTTGAAGGGGGCGTTGCCGAGCGTTCTGTCATGATTTGCGGCGGCACAGGCTGTACCTCTTCGGACTCGATGTTCATTGCGGAAGCCTTTGAGCAAGCGGTGGCCAGCCAAGGGATTCAGGACAAAATCGAGATTGTCCGGACGGGCTGCTTTGGGCTGTGCGAGCTGGGGCCGGTCGTGATCATTTACCCGGAGGAGGTATTCTACAACCGGGTGAAGGTGAAGGACGTAGCGGAGATCGTCGACAAGCACCTGCTTCAGGGCAAAATCGTCGATCGCCTCGTCTACCGACAGTCGCTGGAGAAGGACGGGCGGATCAAGCCGCTGCATGAGGTCGACTTCTTCCGCAAACAGCAACGGATCGCGCTGCGTAACTGCGGGACGATCGATCCGGAGGACATTGACGAATATATCGCCATGAATGGGTATAAAGCGTTGCATAAGGTCCTGACGACGATGGAGCCGGCGCAGGTTGTCGCCGAGGTGAAGGAAGCAGGCCTTCGCGGACGCGGGGGCGGCGGGTTCCCGACCGGTATTAAGTGGGAGACGGCGGCGAAGCAGCAGACGGGGCCAAAATACATGATTTGCAACGCCGACGAGGGCGACCCGGGCGCGTTTATGGACCGCTCGATCCTGGAGGGCGATCCGCACTCTGTACTGGAAGGCATGGCGATCGCCGGCTACGCCATCGGAGCGAATCACGGCTTCATCTACGTACGGGCGGAATATCCGATCGCCGTGCGCCGGGTGCAGGCGGCGATTAAGCAGGCCCGGGATTACGGGCTGCTGGGCGAGGATTTGTTTGGCACCGGCTTCTCCTTTGATATCAGCGTCCGTCTGGGAGCTGGGGCGTTTGTCTGCGGGGAAGAGACGGCGCTGATGAACTCCGTCGAAGGCAAGCGCGGCATGCCGAACCCGAAACCGCCGTTCCCGGCCGTCAGCGGGTTATGGGGGCAGCCGACGGTGATCAATAATGTGGAGACGCTGGCTAACGTGCCGATCATTATGCTCAAGGGCGCTTCGTGGTATGCGAGCATCGGGACGGAAAAGAGTAAAGGCACCAAGGTCTTCGCCTTGGGCGGCAAAGTCGTCAACACCGGGCTGGTGGAGGTGCCGATGGGGATTACACTGCGCGATGTGATCTACGAAATCGGCGGCGGGATTCCCGGCGGCAAAGCGTTTAAAGCGGTGCAGACCGGGGGGCCGTCCGGCGGCTGCTTAACGAGCGAGCATCTCGATCGGCCGATCGATTACGATACGCTGCTCAGCTTGGGGTCGATGATGGGCTCGGGCGGCATGCTCGTGATGGACGAAGAGACGTGTATGGTCGACGTGGCCCGGTATTACCTCGACTTTACGCGTGACGAATCGTGCGGGAAATGCGCGCCTTGCCGGATCGGGACCAAACGCCTGCTGGAGATTTTGGAGAAAATCACGGAAGGCAAAGGAACGATGGAGGACCTGGAAGCGTTGGAGGAACTATCTGAGCAAATTAAGGCGGCTTCGCTGTGCGGGCTCGGCCAGACGGCGCCGAATCCGGTGCTGTCCACGCTGAAGTATTTTCGCGAGGAATATATCGCCCATGTGGTCGACAAGAAATGTCCTGCCGGCGTTTGCCGCTCGCTGATTACGTACACGATCGATCCGGAGAAATGCCGCGGCTGTACCCTTTGTGCCCGGAAGTGCCCGGCGGAAGCGATCTCGGGCGAGATGAAAGAGCCGCATGTCATCGATCCGCAGCTGTGCATCAAATGCGGAATTTGCTTCGACAGCTGCAAATTTGAAGCGATCTATAAGAGCTGAAGGGGGGAGAGTTCGAGCATGGATACGGTGAAATTATGGATTGACGATATGGAAACGGAAGTGCCGAAGGGAACAACGGTGCTCCAGGCTGCCAGCGGACTAGGCATTCACATTCCTACCCTTTGCCATCTGCAGGGCATGAACCACCCGTCCAGCTGCCGCGTCTGCTTGGTGGAGTCGGGCCCCCGCCTGATCGCTTCGTGCACGCTGGTGGCCGAGGACGGCATGCGGATTCGGACGAATACGCCGCGGGTGCGGAAAGCCCGCAAAACGACGGTTGAGCTGATTCTGTCGGATCACCATCGGGAATGTCTCACCTGCCTGCGCAGCGGAACCTGCGAGCTGCAGGAGGTGGCGAATCAAATTGGGGTGCGCGATGTGCGATATGCGGGAGGCAAGGCGCGGTCGACGGTTGATATCTCGTCGCCGTCGATCGTGCGCGACACTTCAAAATGCCTGCTGTGCGGCCGGTGCGTCTCCGTGTGCAGCGAGGTGCAGACTGTGGGGGCCATCGGGTTCACGAACCGCGGATTCAACACGGTGATTGGGCCGGCTTTGGGGCGGCCGATCGGCGAATCGGTCTGCGTGAACTGCGGGCAGTGCATCATGGCTTGTCCGGTTGGCGCGCTGCAGGAGCGGGAGAATGTGGGCGACGTGTGGCAGGCAATCGCTGACCCGCATAAATTCGTCGTTGTGCAGACGGCTCCGGCGGTGCGCGTCGCCTTGGGCGAGGAGTTCGGGATGCCGATCGGGACGCGGGTGACGGGCAAGATGGTCGCCGCGTTGCGCCGGCTTGGCTTCAACAAGGTGTTTGATACCGATTTTGCCGCCGACTTAACGATTATGGAGGAGGGCACCGAGCTGGTGCATCGCTTGGCCACCGGGGAGAACTTGCCGCTGATGACCTCCTGTTGTCCGGGCTGGGTGAAGTTTGTGGAGCATTTCTTCCCGGATATGATGGAGAATCTGTCGAGCTGCAAATCGCCGCATGAGATGGAAGGGGCGATGATCAAGAGCTATTTCGCCCAAACCATGGGGATCGATCCGGGGAACATTGTGGTGGTGTCGATCATGCCGTGTACGGCGAAGAAGTTTGAGGCACAGCGCGAGGAGCTGGCTCACGAGTCGTTACCGGACGTCGATTACGTGCTGACGACCCGGGAGCTTGCGCGGATGATCAAAGAGGCGGGGATCGATTTTGTGAACTTGAAGGGCGAGACGTTCGACAACCCGTTTGGCGAAGCTTCGGGGGCCGGCGTGATCTTCGGCGCGACCGGCGGGGTGGCCGAAGCGGCGCTTCGCACGGTGTTCGAGCTGGTCGCCGGCGAAGAGCTGGAGACGGTGGAATATACCGCAGTACGCGGAATGGACGGCATGAAGGAGACGACGGTGGAGCTGCCGGACGGCCGGATGATCCGCACGGCGGTGGTTCACGGGCTC
This region includes:
- a CDS encoding NADH-dependent [FeFe] hydrogenase, group A6, whose amino-acid sequence is MDTVKLWIDDMETEVPKGTTVLQAASGLGIHIPTLCHLQGMNHPSSCRVCLVESGPRLIASCTLVAEDGMRIRTNTPRVRKARKTTVELILSDHHRECLTCLRSGTCELQEVANQIGVRDVRYAGGKARSTVDISSPSIVRDTSKCLLCGRCVSVCSEVQTVGAIGFTNRGFNTVIGPALGRPIGESVCVNCGQCIMACPVGALQERENVGDVWQAIADPHKFVVVQTAPAVRVALGEEFGMPIGTRVTGKMVAALRRLGFNKVFDTDFAADLTIMEEGTELVHRLATGENLPLMTSCCPGWVKFVEHFFPDMMENLSSCKSPHEMEGAMIKSYFAQTMGIDPGNIVVVSIMPCTAKKFEAQREELAHESLPDVDYVLTTRELARMIKEAGIDFVNLKGETFDNPFGEASGAGVIFGATGGVAEAALRTVFELVAGEELETVEYTAVRGMDGMKETTVELPDGRMIRTAVVHGLGNARKLMSMIQSGQRQYEFIEVMACPGGCICGGGQPIVGASLRDTLDVKAARAKAIYDEDEASTVRKSHKNPYIQQIYREFLEKPNSHKSHKYLHTHYLVRSRY
- the nuoF gene encoding NADH-quinone oxidoreductase subunit NuoF; translation: MKTLLDLEGIRTSQLSRLVRRKLGKVEAVEGGVAERSVMICGGTGCTSSDSMFIAEAFEQAVASQGIQDKIEIVRTGCFGLCELGPVVIIYPEEVFYNRVKVKDVAEIVDKHLLQGKIVDRLVYRQSLEKDGRIKPLHEVDFFRKQQRIALRNCGTIDPEDIDEYIAMNGYKALHKVLTTMEPAQVVAEVKEAGLRGRGGGGFPTGIKWETAAKQQTGPKYMICNADEGDPGAFMDRSILEGDPHSVLEGMAIAGYAIGANHGFIYVRAEYPIAVRRVQAAIKQARDYGLLGEDLFGTGFSFDISVRLGAGAFVCGEETALMNSVEGKRGMPNPKPPFPAVSGLWGQPTVINNVETLANVPIIMLKGASWYASIGTEKSKGTKVFALGGKVVNTGLVEVPMGITLRDVIYEIGGGIPGGKAFKAVQTGGPSGGCLTSEHLDRPIDYDTLLSLGSMMGSGGMLVMDEETCMVDVARYYLDFTRDESCGKCAPCRIGTKRLLEILEKITEGKGTMEDLEALEELSEQIKAASLCGLGQTAPNPVLSTLKYFREEYIAHVVDKKCPAGVCRSLITYTIDPEKCRGCTLCARKCPAEAISGEMKEPHVIDPQLCIKCGICFDSCKFEAIYKS